A window of Mucilaginibacter paludis DSM 18603 contains these coding sequences:
- a CDS encoding amidase: MKRRNFLKTGSIAGLALTTLMVGDTACNTPAPADEKKPEKPQEHQPAVAYNDFVLNEITIDALQQKMKSGAYTSRSICELYLKRIDAIDKKGPRLNAVIELNPEALQIADELDQERKAGKIRGPMHGIPVLIKDNINTGDKMTTTAGALALEGNYAFKDAFIIQQLRKAGAVLLGKTNLSEWANFRSNRSTSAWSSRGGQTKMPYILDRNPSGSSSGSGSAVAANLCAVAIGTETDGSVVSPASVNSIVGIKPTVGLLSRSGIIPISKTQDTAGPMARTVTDAAILLGALTGVDAEDAVTASSLGKAKGGYTTYLDVNGLQGKRIGIEKSFLKGNDAVVALIQNAIEVLKRKGATVVEVELLKQLKNVGQAEFTVLIYEFKDGVDSYLAKARARVKSLKEVVDFNNRNAAKAMPFFKQETLELALTKGGLKSKEYLAALKKTTGTSRNAIDSILKANRLDAIAGPTNGLACCIDLANGDYDTGFSFSSPAAMAGYPHITVPMGAVHNLPIGFSFLGTAYNEGELITLAYAFEQANKKRIVPQFISSLMI, translated from the coding sequence ATGAAAAGAAGGAATTTTTTAAAAACCGGTTCGATAGCGGGCTTAGCGCTCACTACTTTGATGGTAGGGGATACCGCTTGCAATACGCCTGCGCCAGCAGACGAGAAGAAGCCCGAAAAACCTCAGGAACATCAACCCGCAGTTGCTTACAACGATTTTGTGCTGAATGAAATTACCATTGATGCCTTGCAGCAAAAAATGAAAAGCGGCGCGTATACATCGCGTTCTATTTGCGAGCTGTATTTAAAAAGGATTGATGCCATTGATAAAAAGGGCCCCCGCCTTAATGCCGTAATTGAGCTGAACCCCGAAGCATTGCAGATAGCCGATGAACTGGATCAAGAGCGTAAAGCCGGGAAGATACGCGGCCCTATGCATGGCATACCGGTGTTAATTAAAGATAACATTAATACCGGCGATAAAATGACCACCACGGCCGGCGCACTGGCCCTTGAGGGCAACTATGCTTTTAAAGATGCTTTTATTATTCAGCAACTGCGCAAAGCGGGGGCTGTATTGTTGGGTAAAACTAATTTAAGCGAGTGGGCCAATTTCAGGTCCAACCGGTCAACAAGTGCTTGGAGCAGCAGGGGAGGGCAAACCAAAATGCCTTACATACTTGACCGAAACCCCAGCGGATCAAGCTCCGGCTCGGGTAGTGCCGTAGCGGCTAATTTATGCGCGGTAGCTATCGGCACAGAAACCGACGGTTCGGTAGTATCGCCCGCCTCGGTAAACAGCATTGTGGGTATTAAACCAACGGTGGGTTTGCTAAGCCGTTCGGGCATTATCCCCATCTCTAAAACACAGGATACCGCCGGGCCAATGGCACGTACCGTAACAGACGCTGCCATACTGTTAGGCGCTTTAACCGGTGTTGACGCCGAAGATGCTGTAACGGCAAGCAGCCTGGGCAAAGCCAAGGGCGGCTACACCACTTACCTGGATGTTAACGGCTTACAAGGCAAACGTATAGGTATCGAGAAAAGCTTTTTAAAAGGTAACGATGCCGTAGTGGCCCTGATACAAAATGCTATTGAGGTTTTAAAAAGAAAGGGTGCCACCGTTGTGGAGGTTGAGCTGTTAAAGCAACTCAAAAATGTGGGGCAAGCGGAGTTTACCGTTTTAATATATGAGTTTAAAGATGGGGTAGATAGCTACCTGGCCAAAGCCAGGGCTCGTGTAAAAAGTTTAAAAGAGGTGGTTGATTTTAATAACCGGAATGCCGCCAAAGCCATGCCTTTTTTTAAACAGGAAACATTGGAACTTGCCTTAACCAAAGGCGGCCTTAAAAGTAAAGAATACCTGGCAGCTTTGAAAAAAACAACCGGCACATCGCGCAACGCTATTGATTCGATTTTAAAGGCTAACCGCCTGGATGCTATTGCCGGGCCAACTAACGGCTTGGCCTGTTGCATTGATCTGGCCAATGGCGATTATGATACCGGTTTTTCTTTCTCATCACCGGCAGCTATGGCAGGGTACCCACATATTACCGTGCCAATGGGGGCGGTGCACAACCTGCCCATAGGTTTCTCTTTTTTGGGGACGGCCTACAACGAAGGCGAACTGATTACCCTGGCTTACGCTTTTGAGCAGGC